The Chloroflexaceae bacterium genome contains a region encoding:
- a CDS encoding LamG domain-containing protein: MRQFRFARSAMLTVLTLLILCSWQMARPLPVPASQGNSLRFFGTGSGDLDRVKIPLGPISNGQITASRPVNVSGDFTIEFWMRAAAADNSAPACPDGWYVGNIVIDRDVFGAGDRGDYGIAICNGRIVFGVAVGNDDRLLVGNTVVTTNTWRHIAVTRSNNGPMRIFVDGALDASRDGPTGPIDYRLNRGTSWPNSDPYLVLAAEKHDYPGSRYYAGLLDDLRISNIVRYSASFTRPNAPHPVDANTVALYRFDEGAGATIGDSSGAAGGPSNGTLNPRAGGTAQHWSSDTPFSSSLPPPPSPGPSPSPGLSPSPGLSPSPGPSPSPGPSPSPGSSPSPGSSPSPGPSPSPGSSPTPSLAPSAGPPGGCSTGRTNVTSAGEPRVIPARAERANFPFRIYLPLVTCPTD, translated from the coding sequence ATGCGGCAATTTCGTTTCGCGCGCAGCGCCATGCTCACGGTCCTGACACTTCTCATCCTCTGTAGCTGGCAGATGGCCCGACCCTTGCCGGTGCCGGCCTCTCAGGGCAACTCGCTGCGCTTCTTCGGCACGGGCTCAGGCGATCTGGATCGGGTCAAGATTCCCCTGGGGCCGATCAGCAATGGGCAAATCACCGCCTCGCGCCCGGTAAATGTCAGTGGTGATTTCACCATCGAGTTCTGGATGCGAGCGGCCGCTGCTGATAACTCGGCCCCGGCATGTCCTGACGGCTGGTACGTCGGCAATATCGTGATCGATCGAGATGTGTTTGGGGCGGGCGATCGCGGCGACTACGGGATCGCCATCTGTAACGGGCGGATCGTCTTCGGCGTCGCGGTGGGCAATGACGATCGCCTGCTCGTCGGCAACACCGTCGTCACAACGAACACCTGGCGCCATATCGCCGTCACGCGCTCGAATAACGGCCCGATGCGCATCTTCGTTGATGGCGCGCTTGACGCAAGCCGGGACGGCCCGACAGGACCGATCGACTACCGGCTCAACCGCGGCACAAGCTGGCCGAACAGCGACCCCTACCTCGTGCTGGCCGCCGAGAAGCACGACTACCCGGGCAGCCGCTACTACGCTGGCCTGCTCGACGACCTGCGGATCTCAAACATCGTGCGTTATAGCGCCTCGTTCACGCGCCCGAACGCCCCGCATCCTGTTGACGCCAACACTGTGGCGCTCTACCGCTTCGACGAGGGCGCCGGCGCCACCATCGGCGATAGCTCGGGCGCAGCGGGCGGCCCCAGCAATGGCACGCTGAACCCGCGCGCGGGCGGCACCGCTCAGCACTGGTCCAGCGATACACCCTTCAGCAGTTCGCTGCCGCCACCGCCGAGCCCTGGTCCCAGCCCGAGCCCCGGTCTCAGCCCGAGCCCCGGTCTCAGCCCGAGCCCCGGTCCCAGCCCGAGCCCCGGTCCCAGCCCGAGCCCCGGTTCCAGCCCGAGCCCCGGTTCCAGCCCGAGCCCCGGTCCCAGCCCGAGCCCCGGTTCCAGCCCTACGCCGTCGTTGGCACCCTCAGCCGGCCCGCCCGGCGGTTGCTCGACCGGCCGAACCAATGTCACGTCAGCAGGCGAACCCCGGGTCATTCCGGCCCGGGCAGAGAGAGCCAATTTCCCGTTCCGGATCTATCTGCCACTGGTGACGTGCCCAACAGACTGA
- a CDS encoding alpha/beta hydrolase codes for MQRSRFIACSLLIILLYLSACLSPPPSLPEVTISPLPDALPTPQLEGIARERREVQFQSDEATLAGELDLPAGDRLAPLVFIIHHSGPVTRDAYGYLAEILLPAGFAVFRFDKRGAGQSTGVYGCCEADDALAAYRAAASQPGIDPERVFIVAQSIGTRHLAAQFAAFRAIQPPRGVALISNLLGPEEITAVAAPILVIVADSEPELARIGLDAVTAHREKLPFGADLYIAEGAEHTLFDITNGPIDWSDPGWTKRYHRGAMAHLVGWLRAATISF; via the coding sequence ATGCAACGGTCACGATTTATCGCGTGCAGCCTGCTGATCATCCTGCTGTATCTCAGCGCCTGTTTGTCACCACCGCCGTCCCTGCCTGAGGTGACCATCTCGCCTCTGCCCGACGCCCTCCCCACCCCCCAACTGGAGGGCATTGCCCGCGAGCGGCGCGAGGTGCAATTTCAGAGCGACGAGGCAACCCTCGCCGGGGAACTCGATCTCCCCGCAGGTGACAGGCTCGCGCCGCTGGTCTTTATCATCCACCACTCCGGCCCGGTAACGCGGGATGCTTACGGGTACCTGGCCGAGATCCTCCTGCCTGCAGGCTTTGCCGTGTTCCGCTTCGACAAGCGCGGCGCCGGGCAGAGCACAGGAGTCTACGGTTGCTGCGAAGCCGATGACGCGCTGGCCGCCTACCGCGCCGCTGCGAGCCAGCCGGGGATCGACCCTGAACGGGTGTTTATCGTGGCTCAGAGCATTGGCACCCGGCACCTGGCCGCGCAATTCGCCGCGTTCCGGGCCATCCAGCCGCCACGGGGCGTTGCGCTGATTTCCAATCTGCTTGGCCCGGAGGAGATTACCGCTGTCGCTGCGCCGATCCTCGTCATCGTCGCCGATAGCGAGCCGGAACTGGCCCGCATCGGCCTGGACGCAGTGACCGCCCATCGAGAGAAGCTGCCCTTCGGCGCGGATCTATACATTGCTGAGGGGGCTGAGCATACACTGTTCGACATTACTAATGGCCCCATAGATTGGAGCGATCCAGGTTGGACGAAGCGCTATCATCGGGGAGCAATGGCGCATCTGGTAGGCTGGTTGCGCGCAGCGACGATCAGTTTTTAG
- a CDS encoding O-antigen ligase family protein encodes MWRWLDMLERPEELPSLPRRLIMSAVIVAMIAYSVLIGMILARGTSRLALMLVVLPLLPIAISFASRYFATIVLILPLTALAMRTANMPVGNASEMPISMVITLGLTGLWLVGMLTRRKWEVTPTPFNRVLLAFMVVCIISLPWGILWADPILNWSVMGNFRLVQIASLLSLLALMWVPFLVARFIDQTWQIWFYLWSFIVAGAMMTFTQFFGIRQPFLSDQGLWGLWFAVPLAGLALVYPHTPWYGRLLGVTLLGWHLYLAAIKNSLWVSGWLPTLAGLFALSFLHSRKIFVMLLIITIPFAVLGPGRTYLDRVTAANIEEGSSGRLEIWERNLGIVREHWLFGTGPGGYAPYNMTYFPWDARSTHNNYFDILAQFGVVGLGLWLWFVGASLWYGWRTVQIAPPGLLHTVAIVATAGWAAAQVSMMLGDWVLPFVYNQSIAGFRYAIYSWLFLGLLIVVRRMVDRQSVAASRAPAQEV; translated from the coding sequence ATGTGGCGATGGCTTGATATGCTTGAACGACCGGAGGAGCTGCCCTCACTCCCCCGGCGGCTCATTATGTCTGCCGTCATCGTGGCCATGATCGCCTACAGCGTTCTGATCGGGATGATCCTCGCCCGCGGGACCTCGCGTCTGGCGCTGATGCTTGTCGTGCTCCCGCTGCTACCGATCGCCATAAGCTTCGCCTCGCGCTATTTCGCGACCATTGTTCTGATCCTGCCCCTGACAGCGCTCGCGATGCGCACGGCCAATATGCCGGTAGGCAATGCCAGCGAAATGCCTATCAGCATGGTCATTACGCTCGGGCTGACCGGGTTGTGGCTGGTCGGCATGCTGACCCGGCGCAAATGGGAGGTGACACCCACACCATTCAACCGGGTGTTGCTGGCGTTCATGGTCGTTTGCATTATTTCCCTGCCCTGGGGCATCCTGTGGGCCGACCCGATCCTGAACTGGAGCGTCATGGGCAACTTCCGCCTGGTCCAGATCGCCTCGTTATTGTCGTTGCTGGCCCTGATGTGGGTTCCGTTCCTGGTTGCACGTTTCATTGACCAGACCTGGCAGATCTGGTTTTACCTATGGTCATTCATCGTCGCTGGCGCAATGATGACTTTCACCCAGTTTTTCGGGATACGCCAGCCATTTCTGAGCGATCAAGGACTGTGGGGACTGTGGTTTGCAGTGCCGCTGGCCGGACTGGCGCTTGTCTATCCGCACACGCCGTGGTATGGAAGACTGCTGGGCGTGACGCTCCTCGGCTGGCATCTGTACCTGGCAGCGATTAAGAACTCCCTCTGGGTCTCTGGCTGGCTCCCGACCCTGGCGGGGTTGTTTGCGCTAAGCTTTCTGCACTCGCGCAAAATCTTCGTGATGCTGCTAATCATAACTATCCCCTTTGCGGTCCTCGGACCGGGGCGGACCTACCTGGATAGAGTAACTGCTGCAAACATCGAAGAAGGCAGCAGCGGACGCCTGGAGATCTGGGAGCGTAACCTGGGGATCGTGCGCGAGCACTGGCTCTTCGGCACCGGACCGGGGGGCTACGCACCCTATAACATGACCTACTTTCCCTGGGATGCCCGCTCGACCCATAATAACTACTTCGACATTCTGGCCCAGTTCGGGGTGGTTGGCTTAGGGCTCTGGCTCTGGTTCGTGGGCGCCAGTTTGTGGTATGGCTGGCGCACAGTGCAGATCGCGCCGCCCGGACTGCTACACACGGTGGCCATTGTCGCCACGGCCGGCTGGGCCGCTGCGCAGGTCTCAATGATGCTGGGTGACTGGGTATTGCCCTTTGTCTACAACCAGAGCATCGCGGGCTTTCGCTACGCGATCTATAGCTGGCTCTTTCTCGGATTGCTCATTGTGGTGAGGCGGATGGTTGATCGGCAAAGCGTTGCCGCCTCAAGAGCACCCGCGCAGGAGGTCTGA
- a CDS encoding glycosyltransferase family 2 protein — protein MSRHTPDLAIIIVNWNTRQLLLDCLASLPAATAGIAAETWVVDNASRDGSVEAVREQYPEVRIIANKENLGFAVANNQAIRASDSRHVLLLNSDTIARPGSLAALVHFLDAHPDVGIVGSRLLNSDGSLQPSWALFPSLFTELLGKKLRLRWRYPTTDGTLAYSTDWIDGAVLMIRRSILPQVGLMDERYFMYTEEVDWCYRTRQAGWKVCYLPGSEVIHFGGQSSKQAATRMKFELYRSKLRFFRKHYGRPAAVLLGLGLQFIFLGKATIGGLMLMATAARHPTGHAFARDGGLLLMALSRHIWQAPLPEQC, from the coding sequence ATGTCGCGCCACACGCCTGATCTGGCCATCATCATTGTCAACTGGAACACGCGCCAGCTCTTGCTGGACTGCCTGGCCTCACTGCCGGCGGCGACCGCCGGGATTGCCGCCGAAACGTGGGTAGTGGACAACGCCTCCCGCGATGGAAGCGTCGAGGCAGTGCGAGAGCAATACCCCGAGGTGCGTATCATCGCTAATAAGGAGAATCTGGGCTTCGCGGTTGCGAACAACCAGGCCATCCGGGCCAGCGACAGCCGGCACGTGCTGTTGTTAAACAGCGACACGATCGCGCGCCCCGGCTCACTGGCAGCGCTGGTGCACTTTCTCGATGCTCACCCGGACGTGGGAATCGTCGGTTCGCGCCTCCTCAATTCCGACGGCTCTCTGCAACCGTCGTGGGCATTGTTTCCCAGCTTGTTCACCGAACTGCTCGGCAAGAAACTACGCCTGCGCTGGCGCTATCCGACAACGGACGGAACACTGGCCTACAGCACCGATTGGATTGATGGCGCAGTGCTGATGATCCGGCGCAGCATCCTGCCCCAGGTCGGGCTGATGGACGAACGCTACTTTATGTACACCGAGGAAGTTGACTGGTGCTATCGCACGCGTCAGGCCGGCTGGAAGGTGTGCTACCTGCCGGGGTCGGAAGTGATCCACTTCGGCGGGCAGAGCAGCAAACAGGCAGCGACACGGATGAAGTTTGAACTGTATCGGAGCAAGCTGCGCTTCTTTCGCAAACACTACGGTCGCCCGGCTGCTGTACTGCTAGGTCTGGGACTGCAGTTTATCTTTCTCGGCAAGGCTACCATTGGCGGTCTGATGCTGATGGCAACCGCAGCGCGCCATCCCACAGGACACGCCTTCGCACGCGACGGGGGATTGCTGCTGATGGCGCTCAGCCGCCATATCTGGCAAGCGCCGCTTCCCGAGCAGTGCTGA
- a CDS encoding glycosyltransferase family 4 protein, which yields MRILALSTWWPEPADNGSRMRIMQLVRHLAKRHEVHLIACTQGPATLARREALQQMCASITAVERPGRPLRLTDHLTSLVVPEPASVRATWSAELARAVETATRQWQPDVVIAFQIDMAPYALRVARAPRILEELELAYLLEHYRKQRSPHRRLRYLLTALQHQRYVRHLLRGFSAVTVVSEREAALARRLTGNTPVEISIVPNGADLIGCQGYRYDPEPDTLIYPGALTYAANFDAVRFFLTEIFPQIQRQRPAATFRVTGHNTVEQRTALPVSKGVVFTGYVEDVRALIARSAVEVVPLREGGGTRLKILEALALGTPVVSTTKGAEGLDLVPGQDLMIADTPAAFAETTVRLLTHPVERARLSANGRRAAAERYDWRTIGTRFVDLIEAIVAQRSLAYVAPHA from the coding sequence ATGCGCATCCTCGCTCTCTCAACCTGGTGGCCTGAGCCTGCTGATAATGGCTCACGCATGCGGATCATGCAACTGGTGCGTCACCTGGCCAAGCGCCACGAAGTGCATCTGATTGCCTGTACGCAGGGTCCGGCTACACTGGCTCGACGCGAAGCCTTGCAACAGATGTGCGCTTCGATTACCGCTGTCGAACGCCCAGGGCGCCCGCTACGGCTGACGGACCATCTGACCAGTCTGGTGGTGCCAGAGCCGGCCTCGGTACGCGCCACGTGGAGCGCAGAACTGGCCAGGGCCGTCGAGACCGCGACACGACAGTGGCAGCCCGATGTCGTCATCGCGTTTCAAATCGATATGGCCCCATACGCGCTCAGAGTCGCGAGGGCGCCCCGTATCCTGGAAGAGCTGGAACTGGCCTATCTGCTCGAGCATTACCGCAAGCAGCGCAGCCCGCACCGACGCCTGCGCTACCTGCTCACTGCGCTGCAACACCAGCGCTATGTACGCCATCTGCTGCGCGGCTTCAGCGCGGTAACCGTGGTGTCCGAGCGCGAAGCGGCACTGGCCCGCCGGCTAACAGGCAACACGCCGGTCGAAATCAGCATTGTTCCCAACGGTGCTGATCTGATTGGCTGTCAGGGCTACCGGTACGATCCAGAGCCCGACACGCTGATCTACCCCGGTGCATTGACCTATGCCGCCAACTTCGATGCCGTGCGCTTCTTTTTGACGGAGATCTTTCCGCAGATCCAGCGCCAGCGCCCTGCGGCAACCTTCCGGGTTACTGGACACAACACGGTCGAACAGCGAACGGCTTTACCAGTGTCGAAGGGGGTCGTTTTCACCGGTTATGTTGAAGATGTGCGCGCCCTGATCGCCCGCAGCGCAGTCGAAGTCGTGCCTCTGCGCGAGGGTGGGGGCACACGCTTGAAAATCCTTGAAGCCCTGGCCCTGGGCACACCGGTAGTCAGCACCACAAAAGGCGCCGAGGGGCTTGACCTCGTGCCTGGACAGGATCTCATGATCGCCGACACCCCCGCGGCCTTTGCTGAAACTACCGTGCGTTTGCTCACCCATCCCGTGGAGCGCGCGCGATTAAGTGCAAATGGTCGTCGCGCAGCGGCTGAACGGTACGACTGGCGAACTATTGGAACCCGCTTCGTTGACCTCATCGAAGCCATCGTTGCCCAGAGGAGCCTGGCCTATGTCGCGCCACACGCCTGA
- a CDS encoding glycosyltransferase family 4 protein has translation MMRIGIDVRYLSHGLVGGVHTYVKHLVPALLAAGPEHEFILYADTKAPFELRDLPAHATVRYLPYRGAPSSVVNDLLLLRRAMASDRLDVAHFPANYGFGPQGTTTVITLHDAINVMPLREIIAGHRKDARTIGMMTYLHLMSRAAVRRSHGILTISEHARRDILRYCRIDPERITAIYLAPTPDLRLVRDPEIQAAVRERYDLRLPFVLADGLKNPAVIVRAWRRLPDKIRSKYVIVFFARHQPLPIVQEAVAAGYARLLLRPPREDLITLFSMAEAFVFPSWIEGFGIPILEAMTCGAPVIASDRGSIPEVAGGAALICDAEDDCTLAALITRVLSDPEEAERLRTLGYARAGQFSWHSTAERTLASYARFQTMQNVHARIAAGVTPTRPATPDSHHSHKETP, from the coding sequence ATGATGCGCATTGGAATTGACGTTCGCTACCTCTCCCACGGCCTGGTGGGCGGTGTGCATACGTATGTCAAGCACCTGGTTCCGGCCTTGCTTGCGGCAGGTCCGGAGCACGAGTTTATCCTGTATGCCGACACGAAGGCGCCCTTTGAACTGCGCGATCTGCCCGCACACGCGACCGTGCGCTACCTTCCGTACCGCGGGGCGCCCTCGAGTGTGGTCAACGATCTGCTCCTCCTCCGGCGAGCCATGGCCAGTGACCGGCTCGACGTGGCCCACTTCCCGGCCAACTATGGTTTCGGGCCTCAGGGGACGACAACGGTAATTACGCTACACGACGCAATTAATGTCATGCCTCTCAGGGAGATTATCGCTGGCCATCGCAAAGATGCGCGGACCATTGGGATGATGACCTACCTGCACCTGATGAGCCGCGCGGCGGTGCGACGATCCCACGGCATTCTCACTATCTCCGAGCACGCGCGCCGGGACATTCTGCGCTACTGCCGGATCGATCCGGAGCGGATCACAGCGATTTACCTCGCGCCTACCCCCGACCTGCGCCTGGTGCGCGATCCCGAGATCCAGGCGGCGGTGCGAGAGCGCTACGACCTGCGGCTGCCCTTCGTGCTCGCCGATGGTCTGAAGAACCCTGCGGTGATCGTGCGCGCCTGGCGGCGCCTGCCGGACAAGATACGTTCGAAGTACGTGATCGTCTTCTTCGCACGACATCAGCCGCTCCCCATCGTTCAGGAAGCCGTGGCAGCCGGATATGCCCGCTTGCTCCTGCGGCCGCCCCGTGAGGACCTGATCACCCTCTTCAGTATGGCGGAGGCGTTTGTCTTTCCTTCGTGGATCGAAGGCTTTGGCATCCCTATCCTGGAGGCGATGACCTGTGGCGCGCCGGTGATTGCCTCGGATCGCGGATCGATCCCCGAAGTCGCCGGGGGCGCTGCGCTGATCTGCGATGCCGAGGACGACTGCACCCTGGCAGCATTGATTACTCGGGTGCTAAGCGACCCGGAGGAAGCCGAACGGCTGCGCACCCTCGGCTACGCCCGAGCCGGACAGTTTTCGTGGCACTCCACGGCTGAACGCACGCTGGCAAGTTACGCCCGCTTCCAGACGATGCAGAATGTCCATGCCCGGATAGCGGCAGGGGTTACGCCGACCCGTCCTGCCACACCTGATTCTCATCACAGCCACAAGGAAACACCCTGA
- a CDS encoding glycosyltransferase family 2 protein → MSPSVAIIVLTYNGLADTLACLASLEGLEYPRERYRVVVVDNASQDGTPAAVREACPRVVVIENGANLGFAAGNNVGLRYALAQGCDYALLLNNDTEAAPDMLTELVNAAESDPRIGAVGPIIYYHAAPMRVWSAGGWIDWERGISRMDGEVEDRGQFTATREVDFVTGCAMLLRRAALERAGLLDERFFMYFEETEWCVRASRAGFRILFAPRAKLWHKIPLNARFDKEYLAYYMTRNRLLFLRATGARPRTWFNALVLQDLRTYLSLCLRPKWRSRRGRVGMRLAWIDFWRGRFGRLETAI, encoded by the coding sequence ATGTCGCCAAGCGTCGCCATCATTGTGCTGACCTACAACGGCCTTGCCGACACCCTGGCCTGCCTGGCGTCGCTCGAAGGTCTCGAGTACCCCCGCGAGCGGTATCGCGTTGTGGTGGTAGACAATGCCTCGCAAGACGGCACCCCCGCGGCGGTGCGGGAAGCCTGTCCCCGGGTGGTGGTGATTGAGAATGGTGCGAACCTCGGCTTCGCAGCGGGAAACAACGTCGGGCTGCGCTATGCGCTGGCGCAGGGTTGCGACTATGCTCTGTTGCTCAACAACGACACCGAAGCGGCGCCGGATATGCTCACGGAACTGGTGAACGCCGCCGAGTCCGACCCGCGCATCGGCGCGGTCGGGCCGATCATCTACTACCACGCCGCGCCGATGCGCGTCTGGTCGGCGGGCGGCTGGATCGACTGGGAACGGGGCATCAGCCGCATGGACGGCGAGGTTGAGGATCGGGGACAATTTACGGCAACCCGCGAGGTAGACTTCGTTACCGGGTGTGCGATGCTGCTGCGGCGCGCCGCCCTGGAGCGCGCCGGCCTGCTCGATGAACGCTTCTTCATGTACTTCGAGGAGACCGAGTGGTGCGTGCGCGCCAGCCGGGCGGGCTTTCGCATCCTCTTCGCGCCGCGGGCAAAGCTGTGGCACAAGATTCCCCTGAATGCCCGGTTTGATAAAGAGTACCTGGCTTACTACATGACGCGCAACCGGCTACTGTTCCTGCGGGCCACAGGCGCCCGACCGCGGACCTGGTTCAACGCCCTGGTGCTGCAGGATCTGCGCACCTACCTGAGCCTGTGCCTGCGCCCGAAGTGGCGCTCCCGCCGGGGGCGAGTAGGGATGCGCCTGGCATGGATTGACTTCTGGCGCGGGCGGTTCGGGCGACTGGAGACAGCGATTTAG
- a CDS encoding glycosyltransferase family 4 protein, with protein MLLAIHHFPPRYSAGAELYTFRLARWLLAHGHEAEVVCVETLNADRPAGVEAERDSYEGVPVWRLHLGLRGAPANWTYANPMVAKWIAGHMQTNRPDLLHLHSGYLIGVGTLEEARHLGVPSVVTLHDYWFLCPRFTLLRGDGHVCAEIPADPAGCAWCLNLDRRRYRLPEQISQGAAGWLWITLAGSAGREAQAARRTYLRETLARVDLVIAPSRFLAGMFANHLPYSKLRMLRCGLDTDLLAAVPPPSLSDTLRLGYLGQIAPHKGVHVLVQAVRQLPSDGRPIQLRVFGDLERNPDYTRQLRTLIDADPRITLAGPYNRTQLPAVLGDLDLTVVPSIWYENSPLAIMEAHAAGRPVITSRLGGMAELVRDGVDGLHFQPGDADDLARQIQRLRDDPGLLERLRAGVRPPPSIDDEMAELMQAYRLVIEQRRVTRPVEVG; from the coding sequence GTGCTGCTTGCCATCCATCATTTCCCGCCGCGCTACAGCGCCGGCGCCGAACTGTACACTTTCCGCCTGGCACGCTGGCTGCTGGCTCACGGGCATGAGGCTGAGGTGGTCTGCGTTGAGACGCTCAACGCGGACCGGCCTGCCGGGGTCGAGGCCGAGCGTGACAGCTACGAGGGCGTGCCGGTCTGGCGGCTGCACCTGGGTCTGCGGGGCGCCCCGGCGAACTGGACCTACGCCAACCCCATGGTTGCCAAGTGGATCGCCGGGCATATGCAGACCAACCGCCCAGACCTGTTGCACCTGCATAGCGGCTACCTGATCGGCGTGGGCACACTGGAGGAGGCCCGCCATCTCGGTGTGCCGAGCGTGGTGACCCTGCACGATTACTGGTTCCTCTGCCCGCGCTTTACCCTGCTGCGCGGCGACGGCCACGTCTGCGCCGAGATCCCCGCCGATCCGGCCGGCTGCGCCTGGTGTCTCAACCTCGACCGGCGCCGCTATCGCCTGCCCGAGCAGATTAGCCAGGGAGCCGCAGGCTGGCTCTGGATCACCCTGGCCGGCAGCGCAGGACGTGAGGCGCAGGCCGCGCGGCGCACGTACCTGCGCGAGACCCTGGCGCGGGTCGATCTGGTGATTGCCCCCTCGCGGTTCCTGGCAGGAATGTTTGCCAACCATCTGCCTTATAGCAAACTGCGAATGCTACGCTGTGGCCTCGATACGGACCTGCTGGCTGCCGTGCCGCCACCGTCACTGAGCGACACGCTACGCCTCGGCTATCTCGGCCAGATTGCACCGCATAAGGGAGTTCACGTGCTTGTGCAAGCAGTGCGCCAACTACCATCTGATGGACGTCCCATCCAGTTGCGGGTCTTCGGCGACCTTGAGCGGAACCCGGACTATACGCGCCAGTTGCGGACACTGATAGACGCCGATCCTCGCATTACGCTGGCAGGTCCATACAATCGCACGCAGTTGCCTGCGGTGCTTGGCGATCTGGATCTGACTGTTGTTCCATCGATCTGGTACGAGAATAGTCCGCTGGCGATTATGGAGGCCCACGCTGCGGGCCGACCGGTGATCACCTCTCGCCTTGGCGGTATGGCCGAACTGGTGCGCGACGGGGTAGACGGGCTGCACTTCCAGCCCGGCGACGCCGACGACCTGGCGCGGCAGATCCAGCGCCTGCGCGACGATCCAGGATTGCTGGAACGGCTGCGCGCCGGGGTGCGTCCGCCACCTAGCATTGACGACGAGATGGCAGAACTGATGCAGGCCTATCGCCTGGTGATCGAGCAGCGCCGGGTGACGCGACCGGTGGAGGTGGGTTGA
- a CDS encoding glycosyltransferase family 4 protein produces the protein MRIVLITHFFPPGHLGGTEVLTTNLATSLHMAGHAVQVICAEDWTTAESHIIHPVDDVYQGVPVQRLRFNWMKAPDVFGYLYNNPEVERYLTRFFERFKPDVVHITSCYSLSASVISAAYRLGLPIVLTATDFWFLCARNTLLQPDGSLCDGPTDSWKCNRCMASQTKIYRWSGKLLPAAATAAFIRTVSRNAWLTSQRGLRGMIGDWEARTHFLLQSLEKVDQIVTASSFVRELFITYGVAPEKIEVSAYGLDTTWARGYETKTPSHQLRIGFIGQIIPSKGPDILLQAVKSLPDHLPVQVVIYGNLDKEPAYGNTLRQLAANDPRIRFAGTFENSRMGDVLTEIDVLVVPSIWYDFPLVVSSALATKTPVLATDLPGMNELIEHERNGLLFPRGNWRELAARITRLIVEPELLPRLRLGIDPVKTVDEMREEYEARYTELVHSNVA, from the coding sequence ATGCGCATTGTACTTATTACTCACTTTTTCCCACCCGGTCATCTCGGCGGCACAGAAGTTCTGACGACAAATCTGGCCACCAGTCTTCACATGGCCGGACATGCTGTACAGGTGATCTGTGCTGAAGACTGGACAACGGCGGAAAGTCATATAATCCATCCGGTAGATGATGTATACCAGGGCGTGCCTGTGCAACGGCTGCGGTTTAACTGGATGAAAGCGCCCGACGTGTTTGGCTATCTGTATAATAACCCCGAGGTCGAGCGATACCTCACCAGGTTCTTTGAGCGCTTCAAGCCAGATGTTGTCCATATTACGTCGTGCTATTCACTGTCTGCCAGTGTCATTTCCGCCGCATACAGACTCGGTTTGCCGATTGTACTCACAGCGACCGACTTCTGGTTCCTCTGCGCACGTAATACGCTCTTGCAGCCGGACGGCTCGCTATGCGACGGTCCAACTGACTCATGGAAATGTAACCGCTGCATGGCTTCACAGACCAAAATCTATCGCTGGTCGGGCAAGCTATTACCAGCAGCCGCAACTGCTGCGTTCATCCGTACGGTGAGTCGCAATGCCTGGTTGACATCTCAGCGTGGTTTACGCGGCATGATCGGAGATTGGGAGGCCCGCACCCATTTTCTGCTACAGTCACTCGAAAAAGTAGATCAGATCGTCACAGCTTCCAGCTTCGTGCGCGAATTGTTCATCACCTATGGTGTAGCGCCCGAGAAGATCGAAGTTTCGGCCTACGGTCTGGATACGACCTGGGCAAGAGGGTATGAGACCAAAACGCCGTCGCATCAGTTGCGCATAGGTTTCATTGGTCAGATCATCCCATCGAAAGGCCCCGACATCCTCCTGCAAGCCGTGAAGAGCCTGCCGGATCACCTGCCTGTCCAGGTGGTGATCTATGGCAACCTCGATAAGGAGCCAGCGTATGGCAATACGCTGCGCCAATTGGCGGCTAATGATCCAAGAATACGCTTCGCTGGCACATTCGAGAATAGTCGCATGGGCGATGTCCTTACTGAGATTGACGTACTGGTGGTTCCTTCAATATGGTATGATTTTCCTCTAGTCGTTTCTTCGGCTCTAGCTACGAAGACGCCGGTTCTGGCAACCGATCTTCCGGGAATGAATGAATTGATAGAGCACGAGCGAAATGGATTGCTATTTCCGCGCGGCAACTGGCGAGAGCTCGCTGCACGGATCACACGTCTGATTGTGGAACCTGAGCTGCTTCCACGGCTTCGACTGGGAATTGATCCGGTAAAGACGGTCGACGAGATGCGTGAAGAGTACGAAGCCCGCTACACGGAACTGGTCCATTCGAACGTTGCCTGA